A portion of the Thermocladium sp. ECH_B genome contains these proteins:
- a CDS encoding cobalt transporter yields MIPGLLYNPVINWAIAILLLFYGPVLIIVLIYKVLGFTGYMSLFKYAGGXSFIYRLDPRTKILLAIILTIVAAMTIWWISAIFLAGVLMLYLFLRDPVAKMRVAGPLILATFIGTAWSESLFAPFTYLYAIFNHHVTFIYLLPPILSSXGVTQGNSSASVFLLGSTASPVGLTWEGLIYGLQISFRATASIASGLLLIFSASPSDILRSLEKSKLPIELGFTLLLAASSIPKVLESSMIVINALKARGVDVVPRGSRNPIVIIKRLGASFRVVILSLTAIIILTLRNAREIAIAADLRGFRANKYRTYYHELKLTRLNLFVIAMLVVILIIGVYVSGLPGMGAVPYNP; encoded by the coding sequence TTATTATTTTACGGCCCCGTTCTCATAATAGTACTGATCTATAAGGTGCTTGGCTTCACGGGCTATATGTCCCTCTTCAAGTATGCTGGCGGTGNTTCATTTATATATAGGCTTGACCCAAGAACAAAGATACTGCTGGCCATTATATTAACAATAGTTGCGGCGATGACTATTTGGTGGATATCTGCGATATTCCTGGCCGGGGTATTAATGCTCTACTTATTCCTGAGGGATCCAGTTGCTAAGATGCGGGTCGCGGGCCCCCTCATATTAGCTACATTCATAGGCACCGCATGGAGCGAAAGCCTATTTGCTCCATTCACATATCTATATGCAATATTCAATCATCATGTAACCTTCATTTACTTGCTGCCACCCATATTAAGCTCATTNGGGGTCACCCAGGGAAATTCCTCGGCGTCCGTATTTTTGCTGGGAAGCACGGCATCACCGGTTGGATTAACCTGGGAGGGATTAATATATGGGCTACAGATATCGTTCCGTGCAACCGCCTCAATAGCATCTGGTCTGCTACTAATATTCTCCGCCTCCCCATCCGATATACTTAGGTCCCTTGAGAAGTCAAAGCTACCTATTGAGCTAGGCTTTACCCTGCTTCTAGCCGCCTCCTCTATACCTAAGGTACTGGAGAGCTCCATGATAGTCATAAACGCATTGAAGGCAAGGGGCGTTGATGTTGTGCCACGGGGTTCCCGGAACCCCATTGTGATAATTAAGAGGCTTGGTGCCTCCTTTAGGGTGGTGATTCTCTCTCTCACTGCAATAATAATATTAACCCTTAGGAATGCTAGGGAAATAGCAATAGCCGCTGATCTTCGGGGCTTCAGGGCAAATAAGTATAGAACATATTATCATGAACTTAAATTAACAAGGCTTAATTTATTTGTGATAGCGATGCTGGTGGTTATACTGATCATTGGAGTCTACGTGTCTGGTCTTCCGGGGATGGGCGCTGTTCCCTATAATCCCTAA